The genomic region TTAATCATGTGTCCGCTGGGCAGGCGGTCGCCGACATGCAGTGTCTGCGGCGGTTTGCCCGGTGCCATGAAGTTGATCAGCACGCCACGCTGCTTGTCGCGCCTGAATAGGCCCGCGATGCGCCAGCGCTTGTCCTCGCTCTCGGCCGCTGCCGCGGCGGCGGCCGCAGCCCGCACTTGCGCCTCGGGTTCGAACATCGGTGATGTCACCAGCGACAGCCCGATGGCCGTCAGCTCCGGCTTGCGCGGCAGGTCCGGCAATTCCCAGCTGTTACGACGTGCCTGCACAAGGCTCGCGTCGAGCTCCACCCCGGGGGCAAGCAGCGCGCCGATCAGGGCCGCCACCACAAACCCCGACGCGTACTTGAGCCTGCTCTTGTTCAAGGCGTTCATGTGCCGGCCTTTGCGTTGCGAGCAAGTACACGAAGGTCGACTTCAGCCATGGGCACCGGCCCTTGCATTCGCAGGGCCAGCCGCTCGACGACGACCGCGCGCTCGCTGCGTGTGCATTCGCCCAGAAAGGCCATCAGCGGCGCGCGCTGCAATTCAATGCTCATGCGGGCTCGCAGCACAGCGTAGCCGCTTGGCACCGCCGGCAGTGCGGATGCAGCGACGGGATCCTGACCCTTGCCGGCTTCCACGCGCACGATGGTCAGGTCCCTGGTCTTCAGTCCCAGGCGCGAAGCCATATTGCGCAACCAGTCCTGGAGCGCCGCCTCAGTCAGGCCCAGGTCGTTGTCGTTCCAGGCCATGGTCGTCATGGCGATCTTGAGTTGCTCGGCCTCCTTGGCCCGGTCGGCCCAAGCTCGCTCGCCGGACAGGGAGCGCATGCGCGTCAACTCAGCATCCAAGGTCTTGATGCGTTCGCGCTGCAGGTCGACATGGTCCAGCGCCAGCTGCATGCCGTACAGGACCAGGATGAGCAGCACCGCCCAGACGCCCCAGCGCAGGCGGGCCGAGGCCGCCCATTGGCTGCGCAGCTCCTGCCATTGGGCAGACAGTTGTTGGGAGGCGTTCATCGCCGGCCTCCAAACACCTCAGCGGCGCTTGTCGCTGCATTGCCAAACGGGTTCGGCACCGAAGCCGCGGCCGTTGGCGCGCTCGCAGCCCGCGCAGCCCGCGCCGGTGGCCGCAGACCTTCGAGCCGCATATCGAGGACCATCAGCCCCCCCAAGTTCTCAACACGGGCTTCGGCCACGTCCTTGAACCAGCCGCCGGCCTGCAGGTCGCGCACGATGGCCGAGCGAGAGGCTTGAGGCGGCATCTGCAATCCCAGCCGCAGCTTGCTGCCCGTGAGTTCCAACTCCTTCAGCTGCGCACCCGATCCGCTGATCAGCTCGTGCAGATGAGCCATCACTTCGATGGGCAGTGGTTCGTTGAGCCACGCCGCCCATTGCTGCGCCGTGGTCGCATGACTGAGGGCCCGGTCGCGGCTGGACAGCACGTCGGCGCTGGAGGCCCGCAGGCTGGTGATTTCTTTCTGTCGCTGAAGGCTCAGCTGATGGACGTCGAAGACCTGCTTGCCGACGACTCCGGCACAAACGCTGAGGGCCAGTCCTCCAAGCATGAGCAGGCGATGCTCTCGGTCGTCACTCTGGGCCGCGCGCTCGTCCAGCCCTTCGGTCGTGGCCCAGGGCCGGTCAAGCCAGCTCAGGGCCAGCGGCTCCGGCCTGCTAGACGAAATATTCGATGGATCGGTGCCCGATGCCGTGTGCAGGAAAAGCTGCCACTCGCGCTGCTCAGGCAGGTCAGGCCACCAGCGGCTTGCGACCAGTTGGCCATCGGCCCAATGCTGGGCTTCGTAACCTTCGAGGCAGGCTTGCAGGTAGATCCCATCCTGCTCGGGACGACGCAGCAAGGTTTCAGGAACCAGGCGGCAGCGCTTCGGATCCAGACCGGCCTTGAGCAAGTCCTGGTCCGCACTTTCACCGTCCCACGCCACCACCAAACCAAGATCGCCCAGGACCACGAGAGCACAGGAGGTCGTGTCAAAGGCCTGCCATGCCGCCGCCTGCATTCGCAGTGCTGCCGCGCGCTCCGGCGCGGGGATGGTCTGGAGGCGAACCCACTTCAGTCGGCAGCGACTGCGTGACAGCACGACCTGCTGGGCGCCCAAGGTGCGTCCGCTGGCTGGCTCAAGGTGATCGCGAAGCAGCTGCGCTTGTCGGGAAGGATGGTTCGCTTGCGACCAAGGGAAGCGGAAAGGTAGGCGCAGCGGTGGGCTCATTGCTTGGACTGAGTCGGGGCGTTGAATGCTGCTCAAGGATGGTCCACGGCCCGGTCCGACCGGCCGGGGTAAGGCGCGCATTGTACTCAAGCGCCCTGGGCAAACCGGGTGCCCAGACCGTGATGCGCGAGTCCCAGCCCGGTGCAAACCAGTAGTCTTCGCGGTCCAGCGCCAGACCGGTCGCGTGGGCGGCCGCAGCCCCCGATGTCAGCAGTCCGCCCTTGCGCAGCGCAAGCAGCAGATCGATCTGGGCCGGACTTGCTCCGACCATGACCGCCTTGAGCACTTCAGCGGGTGCGGTGGCCGGGTTGAACTGGTTGCTGGGGCTGACGCTCAACCAGCGGCTCATGCGTGCCAGTCGTTCAGGGTCGTCGCGCCATAGCGGCAAGTGCTCGAGCTCACGCAGTGTCATCAACCAGTCGTTGCGAGGTGCGGGCAAAGACTGGCGCCGATAGTCCTCGCGTTCAGCGCCATTGAGTCGTCGCAGATCGTCGGTATCGAGGTAGTCGTCCAGTACATCGATCCAGGCTTGCGATTGCAGCGGCTCGACTCCATCCAGTATCAGCAGATTGCCGAGCACGGCGCGATCCGCTGAATTTACCGAGAGCAAACCGCGCATGTCCTGCACCGACACCCAGGCGCCGTAGCCTAGTGAATAGTTGCGTCCGTCCATGCGCAGCGCAGCCGATTCGTCGCCCCGGCCATCGGCCATCATGGGACGCGTCGCCATCCAGTAGAGCGTCGCCGCCTGCGCACTCAGCGCCTTGGTTCGTGCGGATGCGTATTCGTCAAAGCCCACGGCCCCTCGACGCAGTTCATCGATGCGCAGCGAGAATCGCATGGCGACAAAGGCCACCACCGCCAGCGCGGCGACGACCATCAACAGCACATAGCCTTGCTGCCGAGCGGCCGCGCCGCGCGCTGCTCGCCTTCGACTCATTGGCGCTCCCAATCGAGGCGTCGCATGCGCGGCGCCTCGTCGCTGCCGATGGACGCGAGCAAGGGTCCGCCGGTTGCCGCACCCAAGTTCATCAGAACGGCACGTGGCAGGTGCGGCACCATCGCGCCAGCAGCCGGCAGCGCGACGGGCCACTGCTCGAGCCACTGGCCATCATCCCCAAGATATTTGAATGTCGCGGCTGGTCCTTGCCATCGAAGCAGCACCACGGCCGGCTGAGCTTGCGCCAGCGACGATTCGACCTCCGACTCCAAGGACGACATCTGCAGTTCATTGCGGCGCTCGGCTGGCAAGTGCACCAATCGAAGCCTGATACGGCCCCCAGCCACTCCGGGCAGATCCAGGGCCTCGCCACTGGCAAGGCGCAGCTCCGTCGCATCCCCCTGGAACTGCGGCTTCTCAAGGTTAAGTTGCTCGGGAAGTGCGCCCTCTATCAAGCCGCGGACCCATTCACGGCGGACCATGTTGAGCTGCGACTCAGCCGTAGCGCCTTGCAGCATCAGCTCGACCCGCATCACCAGTTGCATGGCTTGCCAGAGCATGGCGCTGATCATGGCAACGATGACCATGCTCACCAGCATCTCGACCAGCGTAAAGCCGCGCAGCGCTGATTCGTGACTGGCGCGATGTTTGGATCGGGAGCACGTGCTCATCGGCCCGCCCCCTCTTTGGACTCACTGAACCCAGGCTTGGCGCGCCAGCCTGCGACCACCTGTTGCCATTCGGCGTGGACACTGCCATCAAGCCGACTGGCCTTGACGTCCAGCCTGTAGAGGCCCAGCTGCCATCGAGGAACGATGTTGGCGCCATAGTTGAACTCGTCGCGCATAGGCTCGACCAAAGTGCTGCGCCAAGCCAACTTCATCCCGGCGACCTCTCGCTCGCCGGCCGATTCGATGGCAGGGTTGAATCGACCCACCCATCCCTGCGCTTCCAGTTGCAGCTGGGCTCTGGCCTCGGCATCCTTGAGGCGCGCGGCGCCATTCAAGTTCTGGTTGATCCAGGTGAACAGCAACAGGCCTGAAGTGGCCAGCACCACCAGAGCAACGATGGCCTCCAGGAGACCAAAGCCCTTGACGAGGCCGCTGGACGTGCGGTCAGCGGACAACTTGCGCGTCGCGAGCTTCAACGGAGCAGCTCCTGGACTTCGCCGCTCACCGGCCTGATCAGCCAACGCTCGCGCCGGCCGCCTTCGATCAACTCAAGCTCGCCACCTTCGGCGGCACCACTCGCGCTGTACCTCAGGGGTCGTTTCAAGGCAAGGCGCAGGCCTTGAGGCGCTCCCGGCAACTCGGCCCGCAACTGCTGAGCATCCAGACTGATGGCCTGACCGGCAAGAAACGCCCGAATCGGCTGAGCTTCAAGGCGAGCCCGGAGGTCTGCTCGCCAACCACGCGCTTGTGCGGCTTCGAGCCATCGACCGGCCTGCGGAGCGACGATGCCTGCGGCCAACGCGAACAACGCCAACACCACCAGCATTTCAAGCAGCGTAAATCCGCTGCCGGGCCCTCTTGAGCTCACTGTGGCGGCAGGCTGCCAATGTCGGCAGCATCTCCTTCGCCACCGGGCTTGCCATCCGAGCCGAACGAATACAACGCAAAGGGCAAGCCGTCGCGGCCGGGCACGGCATATTGGTAAGGCTTGCCCCAGGGATCCAGGGGAACTCCCTCATCCAGATACGGACCACGCCAACGGCCAGCCAGAACAGGGTCACTCGGGGCCTTGAACACCATCGAGAGGCCCTCGTCGTTGCTGGGGTAGCGCCCGATGTCCAGACGCAGACTCTCGACCGCTCCGCGAAGGATCTTGATCTGAGCCGTGGCAGCGGTAACTTGGGACTTGTCCAGGCCACGGGTGACCCGCGGCACGACCAGACCGGCGATCAGGCCGATGATGACCAGCACCACCAACATCTCCAACAGCGTGAAGCCAGCGCCTCGTTGGCGGGACAAGCTCGATTCGAGTTTGGGCATGTTTGATCGATGACTTTCAGAGGGAGGGGTTGACTCGGGGCGGCCGCAATTATTCCATGTGCGAGGCACAAAAAAAGGGCGCCCGAAGGCGCCCTTTTGCGTTCAACAGAGAACGAGGCTTGCTTAGTACGAGCTGCCGTTCGTCGTGTTGTTGTTGCCGTACGGACGCTCCAGCGGCAGGAAAGCCGTTTGACCGCCGTTCAGGGCCAGGTTGTAGGCGCCCTTGATGTTGGCGACCGGTGCGTTGATCGTGAAGGTCACCGAACCACGGATGCCGCTGCTGAACGAGCAGACGTTCTTGGCGTCGATGACAGTCTGACCAGCAGCCAGGGTGCCGCTAGCAGCGGTACCCGTCGTCACGGTCTTGCCGGTTTCAGCTTGGCAAGCAGCGGTGTACGTAGCGGCCGGGCCCAGGTTCTGGAAGAAGAAGCGGGTCAGGACGCCAGTGCCGTTGTCGGTCGAGAAGTACGGAGCCGACAGTTGGACAGCGTTGGCCGTCCAGGTCCACCAGCTGGTGTTGCCACCGGCCAGGGTTTCGTCAGCGCCCGTGACCACGTCGGCCAGGACGGACACACCGAAGCTGCGGCTGGTGCCCAGCGAGGTGTTGCCAGCAGCGGTCATCGTGACAGTGACGTCTTGAGCCGTGTTGGCAGCGTTGATGTTGGCCGGCAGCAGCGTGAAGGTCGCCGAGCTAGCACCAACGGTCACAGCCGGAGCGCCGACAGGAGCAGCCACGGTGACAGGCGTCGTGGCGTGCAGGCCCGTGAAGTTCGTGCCCGAGATGGTCACAGCCATCGACGTGCCGTCAACGGTGAACTGCCAAGCAGTGGCGCCGTCCGGCTTCAGCCAGGTGGTAGCACCGCTGTTGTTGTTGACGGTGAACTTGGCGACAGCGGTCGAGGTGGTGTCAGCCGGGGCTGCGCCGCCGTTGACGAAGCCATACAGCGGGCCGTTCGTGTTGTTCACGTCAGCGGTCGTGGCGGTGTCAGCCGTGGCGGTGATGCTCAGCGCGTTGCCCGACAGAGCAGCCGTGGCGGTCACGTCAGCCGAGTTGTCGATGCGAGCGGTTTCACCCAGGTCCCACAGACCAACGGTCACGCCACCGGTGTTGCCAGCGATGTTCAGCGTGTGGGTGTCCAGCACCAGGCCGGGGAAGTTCAGCGAGACCAGGTCCGCGCCGGCGGGGCCCGAGAAGGCCGTCGTCACGTCGATTTCATAGGCGCATTCCGTGGTGCTGGCGCGCTTGATGGTCGGCGTGAACGCGCCGGTGGCAGCGCCACCCAGCGTGATCGTCGGCAGAGCGGCCGTGCAGCTGGCAGCAGTGAACGTGGCGCCGGCGGTCGGCTTGACGATCACGGTGAAGTCCTGAGCCGTGGTACGTGCAACGCCCATTTGGTAACGGATGGTCGGCAGCGTGATGTCGGTCGTACCGACCAGCGACTCAACCGCGTACTTGGTCGACGTAGCGGGCAGCGTGATCGTGCCAGCGAAAGCAGCCGATCCGCAAACCGACGCGATAGCCAGGGCGGTGGCCTTGACGGTGAACATTTTCATTAAAGGATTCTCCACAAATTGTTGGAACATGAACGCATTGATTCGCGAATCAGCGCACGATGAGCGCTCACCCATTCTATGCAGCAGCACTTCTGGGCGTCAACGACATCGGTAGATCAAGGCAGTTGCCGGTCTCTCCCTACCAATCTCGCTGCAAGCACTTGTTCCTTGCGCTATCCCCACCCCACTCCGCCCAGACATTCCAGACTTCATTTGATAGGTTGGCCGGAAGCATAGCAGACCGATCTAGCGCGATTTGCCAGACTCAGGTCCGAATCTGTATGCATTCGCCGAGTTTGTAGCGCCAATCCAACGAACATGCTTGCAATTGCTTGGCAGTTTCGTCTAAGGCTGTGGTTTTCCCGGATATCGAAAGCCTGGTGTTCAATCATCCCCACCGCCGATGCGCGGGCCTTGGCAACCAGGCCCGTGAAAAACTGCTCATGAGTGCATGCGAACATGCCGCCATTCGTGGCGGCAAGGCAATTGGCTGCCAATCTCAATAGTTCGGAACGCACTACATATCTTTACTGAATGGATTTCCTGATTGTTGGCGGTGGCTTCGTAGGCGCCGCGATGGCGTGCCACCTGCTGAAACGGGCACCAAGCGGCGCCAGCATCACTTTGGTGAATGCAAGCGGCCCGTTAGGGCGCGGATTGGCCTATGGCACCAGTTCACCTGGGCACCTACTCAACGTGCCGGCGGCACGCATGTCGTGGGATGAACGACAGCCAGATGACTTTGTCACCTGGCTTCGGCAGTCGCATCCCGAGTACGGCGGCAACGGCTTCGTGCCGCGCAGACTCTATGGGGACTATTTGGCTGCACGCTTGGAGCAGCAGCGGATGTCGCGCGACGACATTGCGTGGTCACATCAAATTGCTCACGTTGATACCCTGGCGCCGGATACACAAGGGGGATGGCGCGCGTCACTGTCAAATGGTGCGTCACTTCAGGCCTCGCGCGTCCTGTTGGCTCTTGGGAACTTTGCACCAAGTTGCCCACACTCCGGACTCTTGGGCCTGCCTTCGGATCGATATGTAGCGGACCCTTGGCACGGAAAAGCCCTGGATGGGCTCGGCATCGACGCCCCGGTCGCCATCGTGGGCAGCGGCTTGACCATGCTGGACGTGCTTGCGTCGCTGGACAGCCGCGGCCATCGAGGGCCGGTTTTGGTGCTGTCACGGCGGGGGTTGTGTCCCCAGTCACATCGTCGCAATGAGTTGCCCCCACCGTCTTGGCACCCGCAGCCCGGCTGGCTGGACCGGCCGCGCTCCTTGCTTGACCTGGCGCGGCGCGTCCGATTGGCGACACAGCAGGCTCAGGCCAACGGTCATGACTGGCGTGACGTCTGGGTCGCCCTGCGGCCTCACACGCCCGACCTATGGCGCCGCCTGTCGGCACGAGAACAGGCCCAGTTTCTGCGTCACCTCCAGGCCCATTGGGATGTACATCGGCACCGCGCTTCACCGGAGGCGATGACTCCGCTTCTCCAGGCCCAGACCGAAGGTCGGCTGCAACAGCGGGCGGGTCGCATCATCAGCGTCGAGGCCACCACAAGCGGCGCGACCGTTCTGTGGCAAGCCAGAGGATCCGGCGCGTTGAATCAATTCGAGGCCGTCCGGATTTTCAATTGCACCGGGCCCTCGAGCCGCATCGCTGACGATCGTTCCACGCTGTTTGGCAATCTGCTGGCTGCCGGACGCCTTCAGATTTGCCCGCTTGATCTGGGCATCCATGTCGACGCCAGGTACCGGCTGCTGGATGCCCAGGGCCGCCCACAACCAGGTCTGCTGTACGCAGGTCCGATGTTGCGGGCTCAACATTGGGAGGCCACGGCCGTCCCGGAGTTGCGGCAACATGCACTGGCTGCCGTGGAGCAAGCGCTCCAGGCGAATGCCTAGGCGCTCCGACGGCCCTGCACGACAGCTAGCAAGCGAAGCACCGAGTCTCCTAAGGTCTGCTCGTCGGTATCGAGCACAAGATCCGGCGACTCGGGCTCCTCATAAGGCGAGTCGATGCCTGTGAACATGGGGATCTGTCCGGCCCGCGCCTTCTTGTAGAGCCCCTTGGGGTCTCGCCGTTCACAGGCCTCCAGCGATGCGGCCACATGCACCTCGACGAATGCCTCCCGGCCAATGATCTGCCGGGCCATCTGCCGATCCGCCCGCAGTGGCGATATCAGGGCGCAGATCACCGTCACACCGGCATCGTTCATCAGCCGTGCCACCTCCGCCACGCGGCGGATGTTCTCGTGGCGATCCGCGGTGGAGAACCCCAGGTCCTTGCAAAGGCCCGCCCGCAATACGTCGCCGTCCAAGACTGCGACCTGCTCGCCGGCAAACAGGCGCTGGGCCAGCAGTTCACGCGCCAGCGTCGACTTGCCGGAGCCCGACAGGCCGGTCAGCCAGACCGTCAGTTTGCGTGGACTCATGCTCACCTCACCAGCAGCGCACCCGAGGTGCGATTGGTTGTGGGGTCCACGACGATCAGGGCGCCGCCGACGCGGTTGGCCGCATAGGGCTCCACCGGCAGCGGCTGCTGGGTCTCGATCCGCACATGGCCGATCTCGTTCACCGCCAGCTCATGCGCGTCGGCCTCCTGGAGCGTGTGGATGTCCACCTTGTGCTCGATCGCCGTGATCCTTGCCTGCACCCAGCGGTTGCCGTGGCGCACCCAGTACTTGCGACCGACCTGGGCCGCTTCGGTGTCCAGCCAGGCCAGCGTCGCCTCGAAGGCATTCGTCGGCTCGCTGGAGCCCGGCGTGACGATCCAGTCGCCGCGGGAGGCGTCGAGTTGTCGGTCCAGGAGCACGCCGGCCGATTCACCGGCCACCACTTGTGCCACCGTGCTGCCCGCCTTGCGCACCTCAACCACCCGGGCCTTCTGGCCGCTGGGCAGGATCTGGATCTCGTCCCCGGCCTGGACCTGGCCGTGGGCGATGCGGCCCCACAGCGTGCGGGGCTGATGGCCCGTGCCGTCGCCATTGGTGGCCACGTACTGCACCGGAATCGCCAGGCGCCCTTCAACCTTCTCCTGCACCGTCGGCAGCGACTCCAGCACTTGCAGGAGGCTAGGGCCCTGGTACCAGTTCGACTCCAGCGGCTGGGTGACGTTGTCACCGCGCAGGGCGCTGACCGGCACGATGGCTTGCACCTCGATGCCCGCCTCTTCGGCGAACTGGCGCAGCGCCCGGCTCACCTTGGCATAGCCCTCGGCCGGATGCACCAGCGCATCGATCTTGTTGATCGCGAACACGATGCTCGGGACTCTCAGCAGATGGGCCAGCAAGCTGTGCCGGCGGGTCTGGGGCAAGAGCGTGACCTCGGCTTGCTCCAGGTCCAGCTTGGTGATGTCCACCAGCACCACGGCGGCATCGCTGCCGGCGGCGGCCGTGACCATGTTGCGGGTGTACTGCTCATGGCCCGGCGCGTCG from Pelomonas sp. SE-A7 harbors:
- a CDS encoding type II secretion system protein GspK, whose translation is MSRRRAARGAAARQQGYVLLMVVAALAVVAFVAMRFSLRIDELRRGAVGFDEYASARTKALSAQAATLYWMATRPMMADGRGDESAALRMDGRNYSLGYGAWVSVQDMRGLLSVNSADRAVLGNLLILDGVEPLQSQAWIDVLDDYLDTDDLRRLNGAEREDYRRQSLPAPRNDWLMTLRELEHLPLWRDDPERLARMSRWLSVSPSNQFNPATAPAEVLKAVMVGASPAQIDLLLALRKGGLLTSGAAAAHATGLALDREDYWFAPGWDSRITVWAPGLPRALEYNARLTPAGRTGPWTILEQHSTPRLSPSNEPTAAPTFPLPLVASEPSFPTSAAASRSP
- a CDS encoding type II secretion system protein, producing the protein MSTCSRSKHRASHESALRGFTLVEMLVSMVIVAMISAMLWQAMQLVMRVELMLQGATAESQLNMVRREWVRGLIEGALPEQLNLEKPQFQGDATELRLASGEALDLPGVAGGRIRLRLVHLPAERRNELQMSSLESEVESSLAQAQPAVVLLRWQGPAATFKYLGDDGQWLEQWPVALPAAGAMVPHLPRAVLMNLGAATGGPLLASIGSDEAPRMRRLDWERQ
- a CDS encoding type II secretion system protein, producing the protein MKLATRKLSADRTSSGLVKGFGLLEAIVALVVLATSGLLLFTWINQNLNGAARLKDAEARAQLQLEAQGWVGRFNPAIESAGEREVAGMKLAWRSTLVEPMRDEFNYGANIVPRWQLGLYRLDVKASRLDGSVHAEWQQVVAGWRAKPGFSESKEGAGR
- a CDS encoding type II secretion system protein, coding for MSSRGPGSGFTLLEMLVVLALFALAAGIVAPQAGRWLEAAQARGWRADLRARLEAQPIRAFLAGQAISLDAQQLRAELPGAPQGLRLALKRPLRYSASGAAEGGELELIEGGRRERWLIRPVSGEVQELLR
- the gspG gene encoding type II secretion system major pseudopilin GspG — protein: MPKLESSLSRQRGAGFTLLEMLVVLVIIGLIAGLVVPRVTRGLDKSQVTAATAQIKILRGAVESLRLDIGRYPSNDEGLSMVFKAPSDPVLAGRWRGPYLDEGVPLDPWGKPYQYAVPGRDGLPFALYSFGSDGKPGGEGDAADIGSLPPQ
- a CDS encoding FAD/NAD(P)-binding protein, whose protein sequence is MDFLIVGGGFVGAAMACHLLKRAPSGASITLVNASGPLGRGLAYGTSSPGHLLNVPAARMSWDERQPDDFVTWLRQSHPEYGGNGFVPRRLYGDYLAARLEQQRMSRDDIAWSHQIAHVDTLAPDTQGGWRASLSNGASLQASRVLLALGNFAPSCPHSGLLGLPSDRYVADPWHGKALDGLGIDAPVAIVGSGLTMLDVLASLDSRGHRGPVLVLSRRGLCPQSHRRNELPPPSWHPQPGWLDRPRSLLDLARRVRLATQQAQANGHDWRDVWVALRPHTPDLWRRLSAREQAQFLRHLQAHWDVHRHRASPEAMTPLLQAQTEGRLQQRAGRIISVEATTSGATVLWQARGSGALNQFEAVRIFNCTGPSSRIADDRSTLFGNLLAAGRLQICPLDLGIHVDARYRLLDAQGRPQPGLLYAGPMLRAQHWEATAVPELRQHALAAVEQALQANA
- the cysC gene encoding adenylyl-sulfate kinase, which translates into the protein MSPRKLTVWLTGLSGSGKSTLARELLAQRLFAGEQVAVLDGDVLRAGLCKDLGFSTADRHENIRRVAEVARLMNDAGVTVICALISPLRADRQMARQIIGREAFVEVHVAASLEACERRDPKGLYKKARAGQIPMFTGIDSPYEEPESPDLVLDTDEQTLGDSVLRLLAVVQGRRSA
- a CDS encoding GTP-binding protein gives rise to the protein MSAVLNSLIHHETDVDTQHRALRFLTAGSVDDGKSTLIGRLLFDSRAILADQLDTLEKRAAGAPIDLSLLTDGLEAEREQGITIDVAYRYFATRTRKFIIADAPGHEQYTRNMVTAAAGSDAAVVLVDITKLDLEQAEVTLLPQTRRHSLLAHLLRVPSIVFAINKIDALVHPAEGYAKVSRALRQFAEEAGIEVQAIVPVSALRGDNVTQPLESNWYQGPSLLQVLESLPTVQEKVEGRLAIPVQYVATNGDGTGHQPRTLWGRIAHGQVQAGDEIQILPSGQKARVVEVRKAGSTVAQVVAGESAGVLLDRQLDASRGDWIVTPGSSEPTNAFEATLAWLDTEAAQVGRKYWVRHGNRWVQARITAIEHKVDIHTLQEADAHELAVNEIGHVRIETQQPLPVEPYAANRVGGALIVVDPTTNRTSGALLVR